A single Brassica rapa cultivar Chiifu-401-42 chromosome A04, CAAS_Brap_v3.01, whole genome shotgun sequence DNA region contains:
- the LOC103863024 gene encoding transcription factor bHLH60 gives MDLSGRFGARSGDGVPFREAAALESLHIGGGEEFRQMVPPENAGGFTALLELPPTQAVELLHSSSSSASQATTLHSLGTLSFPSNPLLMERASRFSVIATDNQQNGNVSGETTTTSSVPSNEHIKTEPAETETCDQAAVEKQSNRCGKRKELDKKVKSSTKKKNKSSEENEKLPYVHVRARRGQATDSHSLAERARREKINARMKLLQELVPGCDKIQGTALVLDEIINHVQSLQRQVEMLSMRLASVNPRIDFNLDTILASENGSLMDGSFNGATMQLAWPLQVMETEQSYHHRQLQQPPSQQWPFDGLNQPVWGREENQDHGNDHNNLMVGSTSLHPNQVKMEL, from the exons ATGGATCTGTCTGGACGATTTGGAGCTAGATCCGGCGACGGTGTACCGTTCCGGGAAGCAGCAGCTCTTGAATCGCTTCACATCGGCGGCGGCGAAGAGTTTCGGCAAATGGTACCTCCGGAGAACGCCGGCGGGTTCACGGCGTTGCTTGAGCTTCCGCCTACACAAGCCGTGGAGCTTCTCcattcgtcttcttcttctgcttctcaAGCGACGACGCTTCACTCACTCGGGACATTGAGTTTTCCTTCTAACCCACTCCTCATGGAGCGAGCATCTCGTTTCTCGGTGATTGCCACTGACAATCAGCAAAACGGAAATGTCTCCGGCGAGACCACGACGACGAGCTCCGTACCTTCTAACGAACACATTAAGACCGAGCCTGCTGAGACCGAGACTTGTGAtcaagcggctgtggagaagcAGAGCAATCGATGTGGCAAGAGGAAAGAACTCGACAAgaag GTGAAAAGctcgacgaagaagaagaacaaaagcTCTGAAGAGAACGAGAAGCTGCCGTATGTTCATGTTAGAGCTCGGCGTGGTCAAGCAACAGATAGTCATAGCTTAGCAGAACGA GCAAGAAGGGAGAAGATTAATGCAAGAATGAAGTTACTACAAGAACTGGTCCCAGGCTGTGATAAG ATTCAAGGTACTGCGTTGGTGCTGGATGAAATTATTAACCATGTCCAGTCTCTACAACGTCAAGTAGAG ATGCTATCAATGAGACTTGCTTCGGTAAACCCTAGGATCGACTTCAATCTCGACACGATATTGGCTTCAGAA AACGGTTCTTTAATGGATGGGAGCTTCAACGGTGCAACAATGCAGCTAGCGTGGCCTCTTCAAGTGATGGAGACAGAACAGTCCTATCATCACCGGCAATTGCAACAACCACCATCACAGCAATGGCCTTTCGATGGCTTGAACCAGCCGGTTTGGGGAAGAGAAGAGAATCAAGATCATGGCAATGACCACAACAATTTGATGGTTGGTTCTACTAGTTTGCACCCAAACCAGGTCAAAATGGAGTTGTAA
- the LOC103863025 gene encoding vesicle transport protein SFT2B-like, whose amino-acid sequence MRSTDFLMGPEQQINMMFVSTLPLSMSDASFLHSFCALLIHSKILTVIAILCKTCALMWYSLSYIPFARRMVSEIMICLCDNEL is encoded by the exons ATGAGAAG CACAGACTTCCTCATGGGACCTGAGCAACAGATAAATATGATGTTCGTATCTACGCTACCTCTATCTATGTCAGATGCATCCTTCTTGCACTCATTTTGCGCTCTCTTG ATCCACAGCAAGATTTTGACAGTGATTGCGATCCTATGCAAGACTTGTGCACTTATGTG GTACAGCCTCAGTTATATTCCATTTGCGCGAAGAATGGTCTCTGAAATAATGATCTGTCTCTGTGATAACGAGCTATAG
- the LOC103863026 gene encoding uncharacterized protein LOC103863026 isoform X3, translated as MMKGRTSNTVQSNRPTKNGRRDQKPQKKNGATRASEQERLKSLEAKEESKVSESVSLTTTQADDNTVNGSSESHPESESSEVAKKQETVNGLVKDFDDDKRADLLVEEVQEDASDNGISSGSEKEASEDEEALKQKVESLETRIEKLEDELREVAALEISLYSVVPDHSSSAHKLHTPARRVSRLYIHACKHWSQEKRATVARNTVSGLILAAKSCGNDVSRLTFWLSNIITLREITSHAFTQTSKSNGSETFTAALKKVEFWIFSRIVESVWWQVFTPHMQSPENDGKTNEKLKGDQEQGSFSISLWQNAFKAALSRLCPTRGEGHECGCLPILSKMVMEKCIARVDVAMFNAILRESEHQIPTDPVSDPILDSKVLPITAGDLSFGSGAQLKNAIGNWCRCLAEDYVEEDEKYFSLLNELSDLLMLPKDMLMDLSVREEVCPSISLPLIKRILCNFTPDEFCPDHVPGAVLEELNAESVAEQKLSGVSFPYASSPVTYVPPSSINVGDISRMSRNASVIQRKGYTSDEELDELDSPLTFVIDKVYVSLSSGHNGKVKQQDEQVGEVVENARYELLREVWSM; from the exons ATGATGAAGGGAAGAACATCTAACACTGTACAGTCCAATAGGCCTACAAAAAATGGGAGAAGAGATCAAAAGCCACAGAAGAAAAACGGTGCTACAAGAGCTTCAGAGCAAGAAAGACTCAAGTCTTTGGAAGCTAAAGAAGAATCTAAGGTCTCTGAATCAGTAAGTCTTACAACTACACAAGCAGATGATAACACCGTGAATGGGTCTTCAGAGAGTCATCCAGAGTCCGAGTCTAGTGAAGTCGCAAAGAAACAAGAGACTGTGAATGGCTTGGTGAAAGATTTTGATGACGATAAGAGAGCGGATCTTTTGGTTGAAGAAGTTCAAGAAGATGCTTCAGATAATGGCATTAGTAGTGGAAGTGAGAAGGAGGCaagtgaagatgaagaagcATTGAAACAAAAGGTTGAGAGTTTGGAGACAAGAATTGAGAAACTTGAAGATGAGCTAAGAGAAGTTGCAGCTCTAGAGATTTCGCTCTATTCGGTTGTACCAGACCACTCTAGCTCAGCtcacaagcttcacactcctgCTAGAAGAGTTTCAAGACTGTACATCCACGCTTGTAAACATTGGAGTCAAGAAAAGCGAGCAACTGTTGCTAGAAACACAGTCTCTGGTCTCATTTTAGCTGCTAAATCTTGCGGAAATGATGTTTCAAG ATTAACGTTCTGGTTATCAAACATAATCACTTTGAGAGAGATCACTTCACATGCATTCACGCAAACCTCTAAATCCAATGGGAGTGAAACCTTCACTGCAGCATTAAAGAAAGTCGAGTTCTGGATCTTCTCTAGAATTGTTGAATCTGTTTGGTGGCAG GTCTTCACTCCTCATATGCAATCTCCCGAAAATGACGGTAAAACGAATGAGAAACTAAAGGGAGATCAAGAGCAAGGAAGCTTTTCAATTAGCCTATGGCAAAATGCTTTCAAAGCTGCACTATCAAGGCTTTGTCCTACGCGAGGAGAAGGACATGAGTGTGGTTGTTTACCTATCTTGTCTAAAATG GTAATGGAGAAGTGTATAGCTAGAGTTGACGTAGCCATGTTCAACGCTATACTACGCGAATCAGAACACCAGATTCCCACAGATCCTGTCTCTGATCCTATTCTTGATTCCAAAGTTCTGCCTATAACTGCTGGAGACTTAAGCTTTGGATCCGGAGCACAGCTTAAAAACGCG ATTGGAAACTGGTGTAGATGTCTCGCTGAAGACTATGTAGAAGAAGATGAGAAGTACTTCAGTTTGTTAAACGAACTTAGCGATCTACTTATGCTTCCTAAAGACATGCTTATGGACTTGTCCGTTAGAGAAGAG GTATGCCCATCGATTAGTCTTCCATTGATAAAAAGAATACTCTGCAACTTTACTCCTGATGAGTTTTGTCCTGATCATGTCCCTGGAGCTGTCCTAGAGGAGCTTAACGCTGAG AGCGTTGCGGAGCAGAAGTTATCAGGAGTTAGCTTTCCTTATGCATCTTCACCTGTTACATACGTTCCTCCATCATCAATCAATGTAGGAGACATCTCTAGAATGTCGAGGAACGCGTCTGTGATACAAAGAAAAGGATACACAAGCGATGAGGAGCTTGATGAGCTGGATTCTCCTCTTACGTTTGTTATTGACAAAGTCTATGTATCACTAAGTTCAGGACACAATGGGAAGGTGAAGCAGCAAGATGAGCAAGTAGGTGAAGTGGTAGAGAATGCAAGATATGAGCTTCTTAGGGAAGTGTGGTCGATGTGA
- the LOC103863026 gene encoding uncharacterized protein LOC103863026 isoform X1 → MMKGRTSNTVQSNRPTKNGRRDQKPQKKNGATRASEQERLKSLEAKEESKVSESVSLTTTQADDNTVNGSSESHPESESSEVAKKQETVNGLVKDFDDDKRADLLVEEVQEDASDNGISSGSEKEASEDEEALKQKVESLETRIEKLEDELREVAALEISLYSVVPDHSSSAHKLHTPARRVSRLYIHACKHWSQEKRATVARNTVSGLILAAKSCGNDVSRLTFWLSNIITLREITSHAFTQTSKSNGSETFTAALKKVEFWIFSRIVESVWWQVFTPHMQSPENDGKTNEKLKGDQEQGSFSISLWQNAFKAALSRLCPTRGEGHECGCLPILSKMVMEKCIARVDVAMFNAILRESEHQIPTDPVSDPILDSKVLPITAGDLSFGSGAQLKNAIGNWCRCLAEDYVEEDEKYFSLLNELSDLLMLPKDMLMDLSVREEVCPSISLPLIKRILCNFTPDEFCPDHVPGAVLEELNAESVAEQKLSGVSFPYASSPVTYVPPSSTNVAKKISEVGGDMSRNASVIQRKGYTSDEELDELDSPLTFVIDKFYVSLNSGHNGKVKQQDEQVGEVVENVRYELLREVWSM, encoded by the exons ATGATGAAGGGAAGAACATCTAACACTGTACAGTCCAATAGGCCTACAAAAAATGGGAGAAGAGATCAAAAGCCACAGAAGAAAAACGGTGCTACAAGAGCTTCAGAGCAAGAAAGACTCAAGTCTTTGGAAGCTAAAGAAGAATCTAAGGTCTCTGAATCAGTAAGTCTTACAACTACACAAGCAGATGATAACACCGTGAATGGGTCTTCAGAGAGTCATCCAGAGTCCGAGTCTAGTGAAGTCGCAAAGAAACAAGAGACTGTGAATGGCTTGGTGAAAGATTTTGATGACGATAAGAGAGCGGATCTTTTGGTTGAAGAAGTTCAAGAAGATGCTTCAGATAATGGCATTAGTAGTGGAAGTGAGAAGGAGGCaagtgaagatgaagaagcATTGAAACAAAAGGTTGAGAGTTTGGAGACAAGAATTGAGAAACTTGAAGATGAGCTAAGAGAAGTTGCAGCTCTAGAGATTTCGCTCTATTCGGTTGTACCAGACCACTCTAGCTCAGCtcacaagcttcacactcctgCTAGAAGAGTTTCAAGACTGTACATCCACGCTTGTAAACATTGGAGTCAAGAAAAGCGAGCAACTGTTGCTAGAAACACAGTCTCTGGTCTCATTTTAGCTGCTAAATCTTGCGGAAATGATGTTTCAAG ATTAACGTTCTGGTTATCAAACATAATCACTTTGAGAGAGATCACTTCACATGCATTCACGCAAACCTCTAAATCCAATGGGAGTGAAACCTTCACTGCAGCATTAAAGAAAGTCGAGTTCTGGATCTTCTCTAGAATTGTTGAATCTGTTTGGTGGCAG GTCTTCACTCCTCATATGCAATCTCCCGAAAATGACGGTAAAACGAATGAGAAACTAAAGGGAGATCAAGAGCAAGGAAGCTTTTCAATTAGCCTATGGCAAAATGCTTTCAAAGCTGCACTATCAAGGCTTTGTCCTACGCGAGGAGAAGGACATGAGTGTGGTTGTTTACCTATCTTGTCTAAAATG GTAATGGAGAAGTGTATAGCTAGAGTTGACGTAGCCATGTTCAACGCTATACTACGCGAATCAGAACACCAGATTCCCACAGATCCTGTCTCTGATCCTATTCTTGATTCCAAAGTTCTGCCTATAACTGCTGGAGACTTAAGCTTTGGATCCGGAGCACAGCTTAAAAACGCG ATTGGAAACTGGTGTAGATGTCTCGCTGAAGACTATGTAGAAGAAGATGAGAAGTACTTCAGTTTGTTAAACGAACTTAGCGATCTACTTATGCTTCCTAAAGACATGCTTATGGACTTGTCCGTTAGAGAAGAG GTATGCCCATCGATTAGTCTTCCATTGATAAAAAGAATACTCTGCAACTTTACTCCTGATGAGTTTTGTCCTGATCATGTCCCTGGAGCTGTCCTAGAGGAGCTTAACGCTGAG AGCGTTGCGGAGCAGAAGTTATCAGGAGTTAGCTTTCCTTATGCATCTTCACCTGTTACATACGTTCCTCCATC ATCAACCAATGTAGCAAAGAAAATTTCAGAGGTAGGAGGAGACATGTCTAGGAACGCGTCGGTGATACAAAGGAAAGGATACACGAGCGACGAGGAGCTTGATGAGCTGGATTCTCCTCTTACGTTTGTTATTGACAAATTCTATGTATCACTAAATTCAGGACACAATGGGAAGGTGAAGCAGCAAGACGAGCAAGTAGGTGAAGTGGTAGAGAATGTAAGATATGAGCTTCTTAGGGAAGTGTGGTCTATGTGA
- the LOC103863026 gene encoding uncharacterized protein LOC103863026 isoform X2, producing the protein MMKGRTSNTVQSNRPTKNGRRDQKPQKKNGATRASEQERLKSLEAKEESKVSESVSLTTTQADDNTVNGSSESHPESESSEVAKKQETVNGLVKDFDDDKRADLLVEEVQEDASDNGISSGSEKEASEDEEALKQKVESLETRIEKLEDELREVAALEISLYSVVPDHSSSAHKLHTPARRVSRLYIHACKHWSQEKRATVARNTVSGLILAAKSCGNDVSRLTFWLSNIITLREITSHAFTQTSKSNGSETFTAALKKVEFWIFSRIVESVWWQVFTPHMQSPENDGKTNEKLKGDQEQGSFSISLWQNAFKAALSRLCPTRGEGHECGCLPILSKMVMEKCIARVDVAMFNAILRESEHQIPTDPVSDPILDSKVLPITAGDLSFGSGAQLKNAIGNWCRCLAEDYVEEDEKYFSLLNELSDLLMLPKDMLMDLSVREEVCPSISLPLIKRILCNFTPDEFCPDHVPGAVLEELNAESISDQKLSGVTFPYAAPPVTYIPPTSTNVAKKISEVGGDMSRNASVIQRKGYTSDEELDELDSPLTFVIDKFYVSLNSGHNGKVKQQDEQVGEVVENVRYELLREVWSM; encoded by the exons ATGATGAAGGGAAGAACATCTAACACTGTACAGTCCAATAGGCCTACAAAAAATGGGAGAAGAGATCAAAAGCCACAGAAGAAAAACGGTGCTACAAGAGCTTCAGAGCAAGAAAGACTCAAGTCTTTGGAAGCTAAAGAAGAATCTAAGGTCTCTGAATCAGTAAGTCTTACAACTACACAAGCAGATGATAACACCGTGAATGGGTCTTCAGAGAGTCATCCAGAGTCCGAGTCTAGTGAAGTCGCAAAGAAACAAGAGACTGTGAATGGCTTGGTGAAAGATTTTGATGACGATAAGAGAGCGGATCTTTTGGTTGAAGAAGTTCAAGAAGATGCTTCAGATAATGGCATTAGTAGTGGAAGTGAGAAGGAGGCaagtgaagatgaagaagcATTGAAACAAAAGGTTGAGAGTTTGGAGACAAGAATTGAGAAACTTGAAGATGAGCTAAGAGAAGTTGCAGCTCTAGAGATTTCGCTCTATTCGGTTGTACCAGACCACTCTAGCTCAGCtcacaagcttcacactcctgCTAGAAGAGTTTCAAGACTGTACATCCACGCTTGTAAACATTGGAGTCAAGAAAAGCGAGCAACTGTTGCTAGAAACACAGTCTCTGGTCTCATTTTAGCTGCTAAATCTTGCGGAAATGATGTTTCAAG ATTAACGTTCTGGTTATCAAACATAATCACTTTGAGAGAGATCACTTCACATGCATTCACGCAAACCTCTAAATCCAATGGGAGTGAAACCTTCACTGCAGCATTAAAGAAAGTCGAGTTCTGGATCTTCTCTAGAATTGTTGAATCTGTTTGGTGGCAG GTCTTCACTCCTCATATGCAATCTCCCGAAAATGACGGTAAAACGAATGAGAAACTAAAGGGAGATCAAGAGCAAGGAAGCTTTTCAATTAGCCTATGGCAAAATGCTTTCAAAGCTGCACTATCAAGGCTTTGTCCTACGCGAGGAGAAGGACATGAGTGTGGTTGTTTACCTATCTTGTCTAAAATG GTAATGGAGAAGTGTATAGCTAGAGTTGACGTAGCCATGTTCAACGCTATACTACGCGAATCAGAACACCAGATTCCCACAGATCCTGTCTCTGATCCTATTCTTGATTCCAAAGTTCTGCCTATAACTGCTGGAGACTTAAGCTTTGGATCCGGAGCACAGCTTAAAAACGCG ATTGGAAACTGGTGTAGATGTCTCGCTGAAGACTATGTAGAAGAAGATGAGAAGTACTTCAGTTTGTTAAACGAACTTAGCGATCTACTTATGCTTCCTAAAGACATGCTTATGGACTTGTCCGTTAGAGAAGAG GTATGCCCATCGATTAGTCTTCCATTGATAAAAAGAATACTCTGCAACTTTACTCCTGATGAGTTTTGTCCTGATCATGTCCCTGGAGCTGTCCTAGAGGAGCTTAACGCTGAG AGCATTTCGGATCAGAAGTTATCAGGAGTTACCTTCCCTTATGCAGCTCCACCTGTTACATACATTCCTCCAACATCAACCAATGTAGCAAAGAAAATTTCAGAGGTAGGAGGAGACATGTCTAGGAACGCGTCGGTGATACAAAGGAAAGGATACACGAGCGACGAGGAGCTTGATGAGCTGGATTCTCCTCTTACGTTTGTTATTGACAAATTCTATGTATCACTAAATTCAGGACACAATGGGAAGGTGAAGCAGCAAGACGAGCAAGTAGGTGAAGTGGTAGAGAATGTAAGATATGAGCTTCTTAGGGAAGTGTGGTCTATGTGA
- the LOC103863324 gene encoding LOW QUALITY PROTEIN: non-functional pseudokinase ZED1 (The sequence of the model RefSeq protein was modified relative to this genomic sequence to represent the inferred CDS: deleted 2 bases in 1 codon), with the protein MKCWRRKKEKDKARKCFLENGSMFLEQLIADCNGISNPIRMFSSDQISKATNQFDPMCSLPHISPYFTWYKGVIEGRSYLIKRFIHPVVGEEERAYSDCLFLKLIGSCLEFPLPVLVYEDLEYRALNIRGSVGSEDGPLLPWNVHLKIAKEVATAITYLHTAFPRIILHRDIKAANVFLDKNWKASLTDFSSAVTLPEGYVDSYYLATGIVTEYSDVFSFGILMLVLLLGRPQLLPDGHSDFRTSVLDYVKDLRERGEPVEFGGDMRPGQMNMLLDLALRYCEERNEDRPKMISVAKEIKLIEQASL; encoded by the exons ATGAAATGCTGGAgaaggaagaaggagaaggacaAGGCGAGAAAATGCTTCCTGGAAAACGGAAGCATGTTTCTTGAGCAACTCATCGCCGACTGTAACGGCATATCAAACCCTATCCGAATGTTCTCTTCCGACCAAATTTCCAAGGCCACGAATCAGTTCGATCCCATGTGTTCTCTCCCGCATATTTCGCCTTACTTCACCTGGTACAAGGGAGTCATCGAAGGCAGATCTTACTTGATCAAGAGATTTATACATCCAGTggttggagaagaagagagagctTACAGCGAT TGCCTTTTCCTCAAACTCATTGGTTCTTGTCTCGAATTTCCTCTTCCGGTGCTGGTATATGAAGACCTAGAATATAGAGCTTTGAACATTCGAGGAAGTGTTGGTTCCGAGGACGGGCCGTTGCTGCCTTGGAATGTACATTTGAAGATTGCCAAAGAGGTTGCGACTGCTATAACTTATCTTCACACTGCTTTCCCTAGAATCATTCTACATAGAGATATCAAGGCAGCTAATGTTTTCTTGGATAAGAACTGGAAGGCTAGCCTCACAGATTTCTCTAGCGCCGTGACACTCCCTGAGGGATACGTAGATTCTTATTATTTGGCCACGGGCATAGTGACAGAATATTCAGATGTGTTCAGTTTCGGAATCCTTATGCTGGTTCTTTTGTTGGGACGACCACAACTTCTACCAGATGGGCACTCGGATTTTCGTACTAGTGTTCTTGATTATGTGAAGGATCTGCGAGAGAGAGGAGAACCTGTTGAATTCGGGGGTGACATGAGGCCTGGTCAGATGAATATGTTACTCGACCTGGCACTCAGATACTGCGAGGAGAGAAATGAAGACAGGCCAAAGATGATCTCCGTGGCAAAAGAGATTAAGCTTATAGAACAAGCATCACTCTAG
- the LOC103863028 gene encoding non-functional pseudokinase ZED1, with protein sequence MEFWRRKKEKGKARKWFLRNGSMFLAQLIADSNGMSNPIRMFSSYQISKAINHFDPKYSLPDITSPLDWYKGVIEGRSYLIKRFTRQVGGEEERAYNDIVLSARVSNHIGFLKLIGSCLEFPLPVLVFEDLEYRALNIRGSVGAEDGPLLPWNNGRAKLTGFSLAVTLPEGKTWIKDRLAGTFGYIDPIYHLTEIVSEYTDVFTFGIVMLVLLMGRPQLLSDGHTVFGTSILKHVKDLQERAEPVEFGGGSNDMRPGQMRMCLDLALRCCEERNEDRPKMILVAKEIK encoded by the exons ATGGAATTCTGGAgaaggaagaaggagaagggCAAGGCGAGAAAGTGGTTTCTAAGAAATGGAAGCATGTTTCTTGCGCAACTTATAGCCGACAGTAACGGCATGTCAAACCCTATCAGAATGTTCTCTTCCTATCAAATTTCCAAAGCCATCAATCACTTCGATCCCAAGTATTCTCTCCCTGATATTACATCACCCTTAGACTGGTACAAGGGAGTCATCGAAGGCAGATCTTACTTAATCAAGAGATTCACAAGGCAAGTGggtggagaagaagagagagccTACAACGATATTGTGTTATCAGCTCGGGTAAGTAATCACATTGGTTTCCTCAAACTCATTGGTTCTTGTCTCGAATTTCCTCTTCCGGTGCTGGTATTTGAAGACCTAGAATATAGAGCTTTGAACATTCGAGGAAGTGTTGGTGCCGAGGACGGGCCATTGCTGCCTTGGAAT AATGGGAGGGCTAAGCTCACTGGTTTCTCGCTTGCCGTTACACTCCCTGAGGGTAAGACGTGGATTAAAGATAGATTGGCTGGAACTTTCGGATACATAGATCCTATTTATCACTTAACGGAAATAGTGTCAGAATACACAGATGTGTTCACTTTTGGAATCGTTATGCTGGTTCTTCTGATGGGACGACCACAACTTCTATCAGATGGGCACACAGTTTTTGGTACTAGTATTCTTAAACATGTGAAGGATCTGCAGGAGAGAGCAGAACCTGTTGAGTTCGGGGGTGGTTCGAACGACATGAGGCCTGGTCAGATGAGAATGTGTCTCGACCTGGCACTTAGATGCTGTGAGGAGAGGAATGAAGACAGGCCGAAGATGATCTTGGTGGCAAAAGAGATTAAGTAA
- the LOC117133641 gene encoding non-functional pseudokinase ZED1, with translation MSTSSDPKMKSRRKEGKDKKFELFIQNGSTLLQQLITDCNGKSNPIRDFSPDQILKATNNFDPCLQVFDCWHYTWYKGVIEDRNCMIKRFSEGEVLGLGEGDAYNDMVISARVSNHKNFLKLLGCCLEFPLPVLVFDGAENGVLDQHGDACNGNNKMVLSWNQKLKIAKEVANAVTYLHTAFPRIIVHRDIKPMHIFLDKNWTPKLSDMLFSISLPEGKTQMVDKVIVGTFGYMDPSYLSTRLVTEYTDVFSFGILLLVLLIGNGRAAVSAGPDGQSVDILCYVKNVYVNSEMKNISDRRSRKREVVDLALRCCEGLREDRPTMIHVAKALDRIEKSIM, from the coding sequence atgtCAACATCATCCGATCCAAAGATGAAATCCCGGAGAAAAGAGGGGAAAGACAAGAAGTTCGAGTTGTTTATACAAAATGGAAGCACCTTGTTACAACAACTCATAACCGACTGTAACGGTAAATCAAATCCCATCCGTGACTTCTCACCGGATCAAATCCTCAAGGCTACAAATAATTTCGATCCATGTCTTCAAGTTTTTGATTGCTGGCATTATACCTGGTACAAGGGTGTGATTGAAGACAGAAACTGCATGATCAAGAGATTCTCAGAAGGAGAAGTCTTAGGACTCGGAGAGGGAGATGCTTACAATGACATGGTGATATCTGCTCGGGTAAGCAATCACAAAAACTTCCTCAAACTGCTAGGATGTTGTCTCGAGTTTCCGCTTCCAGTTCTAGTATTTGACGGTGCAGAAAACGGGGTTCTAGACCAGCATGGAGATGCATGTAACGGGAATAATAAAATGGTGCTATCTTGGAACCAAAAGTTAAAGATTGCAAAGGAGGTAGCCAACGCTGTGACTTATCTTCACACAGCTTTTCCGAGGATCATTGTTCACAGAGACATAAAGCCGATGCATATTTTCTTGGACAAGAATTGGACTCCCAAGTTGTCTGATATGTTGTTTTCGATTTCACTCCCTGAAGGAAAAACGCAGATGGTAGATAAAGTTATCGTGGGAACATTCGGATACATGGATCCATCTTATCTCAGCACACGTTTAGTGACGGAATATACAGATGTCTTCAGCTTTGGAATCCTTTTGTTGGTTCTTCTGATTGGAAATGGTAGAGCAGCTGTGTCCGCGGGCCCTGATGGCCAATCGGTCGATATTCTTTGCTATGTGAAAAACGTTTATGTGAATAGTGAGATGAAAAACATTTCAGATCGAAGATCACGTAAGAGAGAGGTGGTTGATCTCGCGCTGAGATGCTGTGAGGGCTTGAGAGAAGATAGACCAACGATGATCCATGTAGCAAAGGCACTTGACCGGATCGAGAAATCAATTATGTGa
- the LOC103863031 gene encoding non-functional pseudokinase ZED1: MVSTHVIASYRNIILILVGKKWSFVNVQELQSFQKSFVNVQDILDQNRLLINEINQNHESNQPENLQSKGKKEVVSTNKAPPAVGPYFQAIKANGYVFVSGGHRRKILPDQEIFNHRGSLDAPVLPWNARLKIAKEVAIAITYLHTAFPRIIIHRDIRANNVFLAQNWTAKLTDLSLAVTLPEGGRRPDMDGPEFKYYILDYVKDLQERGEPVEFGGDSNDIRPGQMKMFLNLALRCCAMRNEDRPKMISVAKQIKLIEEEDGQI; this comes from the exons ATGGTTTCTACTCATGTTATTGCATCTTACAGGAATATAATTTTGATCTTGGTGGGAAAAAAATGGAGCTTTGTGAATGTTCAAGAGCTgcagagtttccagaagagcttTGTGAATGTTCAAGACATTTTGGATCAGAACCGGCTGTTGATCAACGAGATCAATCAGAACCATGAGTCCAATCAACCTGAAAACTTGCAATCTAAAG GTAAGAAGGAAGTTGTGTCTACAAATAAAGCACCACCTGCTGTAGGACCATACTTTCAGGCCATCAAAGCCAACGGTTACGTTTTCGTTTCAG GGGGTCATCGAAGGAAGATCTTACCTGATCAAGAGATCTTCAACCATCGAGGAAGTCTTGACGCGCCGGTGTTGCCTTGGAATGCACGGTTGAAGATCGCCAAGGAGGTTGCGATTGCTATAACTTATCTTCACACTGCTTTCCCTAGGATCATTATACACAGAGATATCAGGGCAAATAATGTTTTCTTGGCTCAGAATTGGACTGCTAAGCTCACTGATCTCTCGCTTGCCGTGACACTCCCTGAAG GGGGGAGACGACCAGATATGGATGGACCTGAATTTAAGTATTATATTCTTGATTATGTGAAGGATCTACAGGAGAGAGGAGAACCTGTTGAATTCGGGGGTGATTCAAACGACATAAGGCCTGGTCAGATGAAAATGTTTCTCAACCTGGCACTGAGATGTTGCGCAATGAGGAATGAAGACAGGCCAAAGATGATTTCGGTGGCAAAACAGATTAAGCTTATAGAAGAAGAGGATGGTCAGATTTAA